The following are from one region of the Polaribacter marinaquae genome:
- the dnaJ gene encoding molecular chaperone DnaJ has protein sequence MAKQDFYEILGISKSATQAEIKKAYRKMAIKYHPDKNPDDKTAEENFKKAAEAYEVLSDENKKARYDQYGHAAFDGPQGGGGFGGGGMNMDDIFSQFGDIFGGGGFGGGFGGGFGGGGGQRQARVKGSNMRIRVKLTLEEIAKGVEKKVKVKRKVQADGVKYKTCTTCNGSGQQMRVTNTILGRMQTATTCGTCSGAGEIISSKPNGADAQGLIVAEETVSINIPAGVTEGVQLKVGGKGNEAPGKNSIAGDLLVLIEEIQHDSLKREGTNIHYDLYVNFSEAVLGTSKEVETVTGKVKIKIDAGTQSGKILRLKGKGLPSIERYGTGDFLIHINVWTPQELNKEQKQFFDKMMNDDNFVPAPNKSDKSFFEKVKDMFS, from the coding sequence ATGGCAAAACAAGATTTTTACGAAATATTAGGTATTTCTAAATCTGCAACTCAGGCAGAAATTAAGAAGGCTTATAGAAAAATGGCTATAAAATATCATCCAGATAAAAACCCTGATGATAAAACCGCAGAAGAAAATTTTAAAAAAGCTGCAGAAGCTTATGAAGTTCTAAGTGACGAAAACAAAAAAGCAAGATACGATCAATACGGTCATGCTGCTTTTGATGGTCCTCAAGGCGGAGGCGGTTTTGGTGGCGGTGGTATGAATATGGATGACATATTTAGTCAATTCGGAGACATCTTTGGCGGTGGCGGTTTCGGCGGCGGCTTTGGTGGTGGTTTTGGCGGTGGCGGTGGTCAACGTCAAGCTAGAGTTAAAGGAAGTAACATGAGAATTCGTGTAAAACTAACTTTAGAAGAAATTGCAAAAGGAGTAGAGAAAAAAGTAAAAGTAAAACGTAAAGTTCAAGCAGACGGTGTTAAGTACAAAACTTGTACAACTTGTAATGGTTCTGGGCAACAAATGCGTGTTACGAACACAATATTAGGTAGAATGCAAACTGCAACTACTTGTGGTACTTGTTCTGGTGCAGGAGAAATTATTAGTAGCAAACCAAACGGAGCAGACGCGCAAGGTTTAATTGTTGCAGAAGAAACAGTTTCTATAAATATACCAGCAGGTGTTACAGAAGGAGTTCAATTAAAAGTAGGAGGTAAAGGAAACGAAGCTCCTGGTAAAAATTCTATCGCAGGAGATTTATTAGTTTTAATCGAAGAAATACAACATGATTCTTTAAAAAGAGAAGGAACAAATATTCATTACGATTTGTATGTAAACTTTTCTGAAGCAGTCTTAGGTACTAGTAAAGAGGTAGAAACTGTAACTGGTAAAGTAAAGATTAAAATTGATGCAGGTACACAATCTGGAAAAATTTTAAGATTAAAAGGAAAAGGTTTACCTAGCATCGAAAGATACGGCACAGGAGATTTTTTAATCCATATTAATGTTTGGACACCGCAAGAATTAAACAAAGAACAAAAGCAGTTTTTCGATAAAATGATGAACGATGATAACTTTGTTCCTGCGCCAAATAAATCTGATAAATCATTTTTTGAGAAAGTTAAAGATATGTTTTCGTAG
- a CDS encoding nucleotide exchange factor GrpE, which translates to MSKKENIKEEELKNEQSTSQVEENQEIEADVAKEEPTAEELIQAEKDKFLRLFAEFENYKKRTSRERIELFKTAGQELMTSLLPIIDDFERALTHIEEDKEAEELRKGVLLIYQKFYNTLEQKGLSKVETKAGDTFDAEIHEAITQIPAPSEDLKGKVIDCVEKGYKLGDKIIRYPKVVIGQ; encoded by the coding sequence ATGAGTAAGAAAGAAAATATAAAGGAAGAAGAACTTAAAAACGAACAAAGTACTTCTCAAGTTGAAGAAAATCAAGAGATTGAAGCAGATGTTGCTAAAGAAGAGCCTACAGCAGAAGAGTTAATTCAAGCTGAAAAAGATAAGTTTTTACGCTTATTTGCAGAGTTTGAAAACTACAAAAAAAGAACATCGAGAGAAAGAATAGAGTTATTTAAAACTGCAGGACAAGAATTAATGACATCTTTACTGCCAATTATTGATGATTTTGAGCGAGCACTGACACATATTGAAGAAGATAAAGAAGCAGAAGAATTAAGAAAAGGTGTATTGTTAATTTATCAAAAATTCTACAACACTTTAGAGCAAAAAGGTTTATCAAAAGTAGAAACAAAAGCTGGCGATACTTTTGATGCTGAAATTCATGAAGCAATTACTCAAATACCTGCACCATCAGAAGATTTAAAAGGTAAAGTAATTGATTGTGTAGAAAAAGGATACAAATTAGGAGATAAAATTATTCGATACCCAAAAGTGGTAATCGGACAGTAA
- the murA gene encoding UDP-N-acetylglucosamine 1-carboxyvinyltransferase gives MASFKIEGGHKLNGTITPQGAKNEVLQILCAVLLTPDRVVVNNVPDIIDVNKLIFILGELGVKVEKLSSNAYAFQADDINLEYLESADFKRDGSSLRGSIMIVGPLLARFGKGYIPRPGGDKIGRRRLDTHFEGFIRLGAKFRYNKEEYFYGVEADELQGTEMLLDEASVTGTANILMAAVLAKGETKIYNAACEPYIQQLSKMLNAMGAKISGVGSNLLVIEGVESLGGCEHTVLPDMIEIGSWIGVAVMTRSELTIKNVSWKDLGQIPSVFRKLGITLEKKGDDIYIPEQESYEIQNYIDGSVLTVADAPWPGFTPDLLSIVLVIATQAKGTVLIHQKMFESRLFFVDKLIDMGAKVILCDPHRATVIGHNFESQLKATKMTSPDIRAGISLLIAALSAKGTSIINNIEQIDRGYENIEARLKSIGAKIERIED, from the coding sequence ATGGCATCATTTAAAATTGAAGGCGGACATAAATTAAACGGAACAATTACACCTCAAGGAGCAAAGAATGAAGTTTTACAAATACTTTGTGCTGTTTTATTAACTCCGGATAGAGTAGTAGTAAACAACGTTCCTGATATTATTGATGTAAATAAACTAATTTTTATTTTAGGAGAATTAGGTGTAAAGGTAGAGAAGTTAAGTAGTAATGCTTATGCTTTTCAAGCTGATGATATTAATTTAGAGTATTTAGAATCGGCAGACTTTAAAAGAGACGGAAGTTCTTTAAGAGGTTCTATTATGATTGTTGGACCGTTATTAGCTAGATTTGGTAAAGGTTATATTCCTAGACCTGGTGGCGATAAAATTGGTAGAAGAAGATTAGATACACATTTTGAAGGTTTTATTAGATTAGGCGCAAAATTTAGATATAATAAAGAAGAATACTTTTACGGAGTAGAAGCCGATGAACTTCAAGGAACAGAAATGTTGTTAGACGAAGCTTCTGTAACTGGTACAGCAAATATCTTGATGGCTGCAGTATTAGCAAAAGGAGAAACTAAAATTTACAACGCTGCTTGTGAACCTTATATTCAACAATTATCTAAAATGTTGAATGCGATGGGCGCAAAAATATCAGGTGTTGGTTCTAACTTGTTAGTAATTGAAGGTGTAGAGTCTTTAGGAGGTTGCGAGCATACGGTTTTACCAGATATGATAGAAATTGGTTCTTGGATTGGTGTTGCGGTTATGACAAGATCAGAATTAACAATTAAAAATGTTAGCTGGAAAGATTTAGGACAAATACCTAGCGTTTTTAGAAAATTAGGAATCACTCTAGAGAAAAAAGGAGACGATATTTATATTCCAGAACAAGAATCATACGAAATTCAGAATTATATAGATGGTTCTGTGTTAACAGTTGCAGATGCACCTTGGCCTGGTTTTACGCCAGATTTACTAAGTATTGTTTTAGTTATTGCAACACAAGCAAAAGGAACTGTTTTAATACATCAAAAGATGTTCGAAAGTCGTTTGTTTTTTGTTGATAAATTGATAGACATGGGCGCAAAAGTTATTTTATGTGATCCGCATAGAGCAACAGTAATTGGGCACAATTTTGAGAGTCAATTAAAAGCAACAAAAATGACTTCGCCAGATATTAGAGCAGGTATTTCTTTATTAATTGCAGCACTTTCTGCAAAAGGAACATCAATAATTAATAACATCGAACAAATAGATCGAGGTTATGAAAATATAGAAGCTAGACTTAAATCTATTGGAGCGAAAATTGAAAGAATAGAAGATTAA